In Limisalsivibrio acetivorans, one genomic interval encodes:
- a CDS encoding ABC transporter ATP-binding protein, which translates to MLDVQGISVRFGGVKALTDVSFSIKEGGISALIGPNGAGKTTMFNAVTGFVTPSEGRVEFNGEDITAALPHKVFDRGISRTFQNLNIIPELSLRENMYLGIIGKEKPGGFKSVFRLNKSYWKSSAERIDRYLELAGVKQYENLLPGSVPYGVLKNFELARAVLSKPRLLLLDEPAAGLNIAEKETLAMIVRKVSDEGVTILMVEHDMDFISSLAEYVVCLNFGEVLAKGTYDEIRSDDAVLKAYLGDEDA; encoded by the coding sequence ATGCTTGATGTTCAAGGTATCTCCGTCCGCTTCGGAGGAGTAAAAGCGCTAACAGACGTATCATTCAGCATAAAAGAGGGGGGAATATCCGCCCTCATCGGCCCTAACGGTGCCGGTAAAACCACCATGTTCAACGCAGTAACCGGCTTTGTAACCCCTAGCGAAGGAAGAGTGGAGTTCAACGGCGAGGATATAACCGCCGCCCTCCCCCACAAAGTTTTCGACAGGGGCATAAGCCGGACATTCCAGAACCTGAATATTATCCCCGAGCTCTCACTGCGGGAGAACATGTATCTTGGTATCATAGGTAAGGAGAAGCCGGGTGGCTTCAAGAGCGTATTCCGGTTGAACAAAAGCTACTGGAAAAGTTCCGCCGAGCGGATAGACCGCTATCTTGAGCTGGCAGGCGTAAAGCAGTATGAAAACCTGCTACCCGGCTCGGTTCCCTACGGCGTTCTGAAGAACTTCGAGCTCGCCCGTGCAGTTCTTTCCAAACCGAGGCTCCTGCTTCTGGATGAACCTGCGGCGGGGCTCAACATAGCGGAGAAGGAGACCCTTGCCATGATTGTGCGCAAGGTTTCCGATGAAGGCGTTACGATACTCATGGTCGAGCACGACATGGACTTTATATCAAGCCTTGCGGAATACGTTGTATGTCTGAATTTCGGAGAGGTCCTCGCCAAAGGAACCTATGACGAGATACGTTCGGACGATGCCGTACTCAAGGCGTATCTGGGGGATGAGGATGCTTAG
- a CDS encoding ArnT family glycosyltransferase, with protein sequence MNRVSYAPLFMAGWFLLIIMPNYFIPLFETTDARYAEIAREMFVSGNLLEPHFNGIKHFHKPPLTYWMTSLGYLLFGINGFGARFFGAFAALVTLMYTYRTARLLGDEKTGGNAVLILASLALFIIVSRVVSTDIYLTMFTAIAYYHIFCRLEGVRNKLDSLKLGVILGLGFLTKGPLILLFTIIPFILSIPFSKNHRRAFSLREWGITAVLFLFIGLPWYIAVILKNPGLLDYFIGTQTIDRVATDKFKRMEPWWYFLQIFMLLAGPYSLYITSAMIRRRGIRQATTITFYILFPFIVFSLSMSKLPTYILPLFPLFAILFAGEIPRITNRWGLSAGHAYLLLFAFFPALAGSFISFTEPYRIQMYAASAFCLLVWFVTVFVMKRGLIAASALVLIISINSVYLVTPLIGPHMKGYRLMAEASKNIAPELDMLCYHCFLPSLSFYRNEIVPAAISKTRETQFQDEEEYSEYYIDENSELKEWLSSRERLFMVTKPKNRKYFEWWFGYECSVAFEHDRQHLFLCERD encoded by the coding sequence ATGAACCGGGTATCGTACGCACCCCTTTTCATGGCAGGCTGGTTTCTTCTGATAATAATGCCGAACTACTTTATCCCCCTTTTCGAAACCACCGATGCAAGGTATGCAGAGATTGCGAGGGAGATGTTCGTTAGCGGGAACCTTCTTGAGCCCCATTTCAACGGGATAAAGCACTTCCACAAGCCACCCTTAACCTATTGGATGACATCCCTCGGATACTTATTATTCGGAATAAACGGATTCGGAGCAAGGTTCTTCGGTGCATTCGCCGCCCTTGTTACATTGATGTACACTTATAGAACCGCCAGGCTCCTGGGGGATGAAAAAACAGGGGGGAACGCCGTTCTCATCCTCGCCTCTTTGGCTCTCTTCATCATCGTTTCAAGGGTGGTGTCTACGGACATCTACCTCACAATGTTCACCGCCATCGCCTACTATCACATCTTCTGTAGGCTTGAGGGTGTACGTAACAAGCTGGATTCACTCAAGCTGGGGGTTATACTCGGGCTGGGCTTTCTAACCAAGGGGCCGCTGATACTCCTATTCACTATTATTCCTTTCATACTGAGCATTCCATTCTCAAAAAACCACCGCAGAGCGTTTTCCCTAAGGGAGTGGGGGATCACAGCTGTACTTTTCCTCTTCATCGGGCTGCCGTGGTACATCGCTGTCATACTGAAAAATCCCGGTCTGCTTGATTACTTCATAGGAACCCAGACCATCGACCGTGTAGCCACGGATAAATTCAAACGGATGGAACCCTGGTGGTACTTCCTGCAGATTTTCATGCTCCTTGCCGGACCGTATTCACTCTACATAACCTCCGCCATGATACGGCGAAGGGGGATAAGACAGGCAACAACGATAACATTCTACATACTGTTCCCCTTTATCGTTTTCTCCCTGTCCATGAGCAAGCTTCCCACGTATATCCTCCCCCTCTTCCCACTCTTTGCCATACTATTTGCGGGGGAGATACCCAGAATAACAAACAGATGGGGGCTTTCTGCGGGGCATGCCTACCTCCTGCTTTTTGCATTTTTTCCTGCATTGGCGGGTAGTTTCATCAGTTTCACAGAGCCTTACAGGATTCAGATGTATGCCGCATCAGCGTTCTGCCTGCTGGTATGGTTTGTGACTGTCTTTGTAATGAAGAGGGGGCTTATAGCCGCCTCCGCCCTTGTGCTCATCATCTCAATAAACTCTGTTTACCTTGTAACCCCGCTCATCGGTCCGCATATGAAGGGCTACAGGCTAATGGCCGAAGCATCGAAGAATATCGCACCGGAGCTGGATATGCTCTGCTACCACTGCTTCCTCCCCTCACTCAGCTTCTACAGGAACGAGATAGTCCCTGCGGCCATAAGCAAAACGAGGGAGACACAGTTTCAGGATGAAGAGGAGTACAGCGAGTATTACATCGATGAAAACAGCGAACTCAAAGAATGGCTATCCTCGAGAGAAAGGCTTTTTATGGTAACAAAACCCAAAAACAGGAAATATTTCGAGTGGTGGTTCGGCTATGAATGCAGTGTCGCTTTTGAACACGACCGCCAGCACCTCTTCCTCTGCGAAAGGGACTGA
- a CDS encoding energy transducer TonB, whose amino-acid sequence MNRRLILFILISAFIHLLVLQLVDLNVPESEEKKKPITVDVIEKKKPEPPEPKKPQPSQPQPQPEIVPEPDPEKPVRVKPEEAPPLPEAEEEKRAKPRQSPDRKPDKPVESEPEQREQKPSTAQEVEPLPPEKPDLPKVEKDDSSELNLSREQVDRILNPRDVIGKAAEGEYSDGEEVVSMTQVKLKYTSYFHKFKRRLYQTWNYPYDSGMRGEEGVVRIRFVIHKDGRITGVQVVESSGYPDLDKEAVRALKDMGGVPLPASYDKRILRVDGHFVYKIGGAFDIY is encoded by the coding sequence ATGAACAGAAGGCTTATACTCTTCATCCTTATTTCTGCATTCATTCACCTGCTAGTCCTTCAGCTTGTAGACCTTAATGTTCCTGAGAGTGAAGAAAAGAAAAAGCCAATAACCGTAGACGTTATCGAAAAGAAGAAGCCAGAACCCCCTGAACCGAAGAAGCCTCAACCATCTCAACCCCAGCCCCAGCCGGAAATTGTGCCGGAACCCGATCCTGAAAAGCCTGTACGTGTAAAACCGGAGGAGGCACCTCCACTCCCCGAAGCGGAAGAGGAGAAGAGGGCAAAGCCGAGACAAAGTCCAGACAGGAAGCCCGATAAACCTGTGGAGTCTGAACCGGAACAGCGTGAGCAGAAACCCAGTACAGCTCAGGAGGTTGAGCCTTTACCGCCGGAGAAGCCGGATCTGCCGAAAGTGGAGAAGGATGACAGCTCCGAGCTAAACCTCAGCCGCGAGCAGGTGGACAGGATACTTAACCCGAGGGATGTGATCGGTAAAGCGGCCGAAGGTGAGTACAGCGACGGCGAGGAAGTCGTCTCGATGACACAGGTAAAGCTGAAATACACCTCATACTTCCACAAGTTCAAACGCAGGCTTTACCAGACATGGAACTACCCCTACGATTCAGGCATGCGGGGGGAAGAGGGTGTTGTTCGCATACGCTTTGTAATACATAAAGACGGTAGAATAACTGGTGTGCAGGTAGTGGAGAGCAGCGGATACCCCGACCTTGACAAGGAGGCCGTCCGTGCCCTTAAGGATATGGGTGGTGTGCCCCTTCCGGCCAGCTATGATAAGCGGATACTTCGAGTTGACGGGCATTTCGTCTACAAGATCGGCGGAGCTTTTGACATCTATTAA
- a CDS encoding ABC transporter substrate-binding protein, whose product MKKTILALMIGLLTAAFAHAETIKIGAVLAETGPASYLGYPEKQTLEMLVEEINAEGGLNGNKIELIALDTQGSEQRTINNFKRLVTKDQVLAVIGPTRTGSTLAIKPLADRYRVPLFSCAASKRIVEPTSPYVFKSPQSDVHAAEKIFGYMKAKGMTKAALITAQSGFGTTGRDALLESAKEMGITIVADEKFGDKDKDMTSQLDKIKKENPDAVICWGVGPAPAIVARNASQLGIENLFMSHGVASKKFIELAGDSANGIKLPAGRLTVAEKLPDGNRYKPVLMEYKNKFEKKFDSPVSSFGGHAYDSFHMFKLAYEKAGADREKIAKAAEQIKGFLGTAGEFNLSETDHNGLTAEAFIMVEIKDGNFEIAD is encoded by the coding sequence ATGAAAAAAACAATTCTCGCCCTGATGATTGGACTTTTAACCGCCGCCTTCGCCCATGCGGAGACGATCAAGATCGGCGCTGTACTCGCTGAAACAGGCCCCGCATCCTACCTCGGATACCCCGAGAAGCAGACGCTTGAGATGCTTGTGGAAGAGATAAACGCCGAAGGCGGACTGAACGGAAACAAGATTGAGCTCATCGCCCTGGATACCCAAGGCTCCGAGCAGCGAACCATAAACAACTTTAAAAGGCTGGTGACAAAGGATCAGGTCCTTGCTGTAATCGGACCCACCAGAACCGGCTCCACCCTTGCCATTAAACCCCTTGCCGATAGATACAGGGTACCCCTCTTCAGCTGTGCGGCGAGCAAGAGAATCGTTGAGCCAACCAGCCCCTATGTATTCAAATCACCCCAGAGCGATGTCCATGCGGCGGAGAAGATCTTCGGCTACATGAAGGCTAAGGGGATGACAAAGGCGGCTCTTATCACTGCCCAGAGCGGTTTTGGAACCACAGGTCGTGACGCCCTCCTCGAAAGTGCCAAGGAGATGGGGATCACCATTGTCGCCGATGAAAAGTTCGGCGATAAGGATAAGGATATGACCAGCCAGCTCGATAAGATAAAGAAAGAAAATCCCGATGCTGTTATCTGCTGGGGAGTCGGCCCCGCACCCGCCATTGTGGCGAGAAACGCATCCCAGCTCGGTATCGAAAACCTCTTTATGAGCCACGGCGTTGCATCAAAAAAATTTATTGAGCTTGCAGGAGACAGTGCAAATGGTATAAAACTTCCTGCGGGAAGGCTAACTGTTGCAGAAAAACTTCCCGACGGGAACAGGTACAAGCCCGTTCTCATGGAATATAAAAATAAATTTGAGAAGAAGTTCGACAGCCCCGTATCCTCCTTCGGCGGACACGCTTACGACTCCTTCCACATGTTCAAACTAGCCTACGAAAAGGCCGGTGCAGACAGGGAGAAGATAGCAAAAGCGGCAGAGCAGATTAAGGGATTCCTCGGCACAGCGGGTGAATTCAATCTCTCCGAAACGGATCACAATGGGCTTACAGCAGAGGCGTTTATAATGGTCGAGATTAAAGACGGCAACTTCGAGATTGCTGACTAA
- a CDS encoding HD domain-containing protein, whose amino-acid sequence MSNDNRLANFFFEAGFLQNMERTGLPYLGSGSQNVASHVYRTCIIGFTLASEVGADADKVLKMCLFHDIEEARTGDLNYLQQRYVDSDDDRALSHALKGLPIESSVKELIDEFTEQKTIEARLAKDADVLELILFLKEQADKGNDQAKRWIRAALTRLKTDRAKGMAEGILETLYYEWWYGEDDDWKGGSKNW is encoded by the coding sequence ATGAGTAACGACAACAGGCTTGCTAACTTCTTCTTTGAGGCCGGATTCCTCCAGAATATGGAGCGCACCGGCCTTCCTTATCTGGGGAGCGGCTCCCAGAATGTCGCCTCCCATGTCTACCGTACCTGTATAATCGGCTTCACCCTCGCCTCCGAGGTGGGCGCCGATGCGGACAAGGTCTTGAAGATGTGCCTCTTCCATGATATTGAGGAAGCAAGGACTGGTGACTTGAACTACCTTCAGCAGAGGTATGTAGACTCCGATGACGATCGAGCCCTCTCCCATGCGCTTAAGGGACTACCCATCGAGAGCTCGGTTAAAGAGCTTATCGATGAGTTCACCGAACAGAAAACCATCGAGGCACGGCTTGCCAAGGATGCGGATGTTCTGGAGCTCATACTGTTCCTGAAAGAACAGGCGGATAAAGGGAACGACCAGGCAAAGCGCTGGATTAGAGCGGCTCTCACCAGACTTAAAACGGACAGGGCAAAGGGAATGGCCGAAGGCATCCTTGAAACCCTGTACTATGAGTGGTGGTACGGAGAGGATGATGACTGGAAAGGCGGATCAAAAAACTGGTGA
- a CDS encoding branched-chain amino acid ABC transporter permease has protein sequence MKIDSPYYLGVAIMIMIHSLNASGFNLLLGYTGIISLGQAAFFGLGAYISGVLSSAYGWDAILTLPVAAVSAFFLALLVGWPVLRLHGHYLAMATLGFGMIMYIFMNEMSFITGGPSGLMGIGDFTLFGKAFPFEDEFFIVMSVYFILALTILELIDKSFLHYKMKFIKSSETASASYGINVVSTKLFVFASVAAFTALNGSMYAFYTHFISPVSFGLKYSIELVAMATVGGLGYVTGGVVGAVLLGLIPELFAGLEEFEMIIYGTFLAVVVMFAPGGVVGTVIKLWRRKDA, from the coding sequence ATGAAGATAGACAGCCCCTACTATCTGGGCGTTGCCATAATGATAATGATCCATTCCCTTAATGCCAGCGGCTTCAACCTTCTGCTGGGCTATACGGGGATCATATCCCTTGGTCAGGCGGCCTTCTTCGGCCTCGGGGCTTATATATCAGGGGTTCTCTCCTCCGCCTACGGCTGGGATGCTATCCTGACACTCCCGGTAGCCGCCGTATCGGCATTCTTTCTTGCACTCCTTGTGGGCTGGCCCGTACTACGCCTCCACGGCCACTATCTGGCGATGGCAACACTCGGTTTCGGAATGATAATGTACATATTCATGAACGAGATGAGCTTTATTACAGGGGGCCCCTCCGGCCTTATGGGGATAGGTGATTTCACACTCTTCGGCAAAGCCTTCCCCTTCGAGGATGAGTTCTTCATTGTAATGTCTGTGTATTTCATACTTGCGCTTACCATACTGGAGCTAATAGATAAATCCTTTCTCCACTATAAGATGAAGTTCATTAAGTCCTCTGAAACAGCCTCGGCGAGCTACGGCATAAACGTGGTAAGCACAAAGCTGTTCGTCTTCGCTTCCGTGGCGGCATTCACAGCTCTTAACGGCTCGATGTATGCCTTCTACACCCACTTCATAAGCCCCGTTTCCTTCGGGCTGAAATATTCTATCGAGCTCGTTGCGATGGCCACCGTCGGCGGGCTGGGCTACGTTACAGGGGGCGTCGTAGGTGCAGTTCTGCTTGGTCTTATACCCGAACTCTTCGCAGGTCTGGAGGAATTCGAGATGATCATATACGGAACCTTCCTCGCCGTTGTTGTTATGTTTGCTCCCGGGGGAGTTGTGGGAACCGTTATAAAGCTCTGGAGGCGCAAGGATGCTTGA
- a CDS encoding ABC transporter ATP-binding protein: MLRVKSLSVSYGAVQAIMNVSLHVSHGEFVSLIGSNGAGKTTLLNSIMGIVPPKDGEITFNGDSIASYSVHKSVKEGLALVPEGRRVFPNMTVYENILMGGFTRSSKENEEKAEEIEEMFPVLKERRSQAAGMLSGGEQQMLAIARALMSRPKMLLMDEPSMGLAPLVIKDVYEKLAGLSKSGLTILLVEQNATMALKYADRGYVLENGRIVLQGSSSELLGDNEVKRAYLGKEYKEKWER, translated from the coding sequence ATGCTTAGGGTAAAATCACTTTCCGTATCCTATGGAGCCGTACAGGCGATCATGAACGTTTCCCTCCACGTATCCCACGGCGAGTTTGTATCGCTCATCGGAAGCAACGGAGCGGGCAAAACAACCCTGCTCAACTCCATCATGGGTATCGTCCCTCCAAAAGACGGGGAGATAACCTTCAATGGTGACTCCATCGCTTCATACTCCGTTCATAAGTCGGTCAAGGAGGGGCTTGCACTGGTGCCCGAAGGCAGGCGTGTATTCCCTAATATGACGGTATACGAAAATATCCTCATGGGGGGCTTCACCAGAAGCTCCAAAGAGAATGAGGAGAAGGCTGAGGAAATCGAGGAGATGTTCCCCGTTCTCAAGGAGCGCAGGAGTCAGGCTGCCGGCATGCTCTCCGGCGGTGAACAGCAGATGCTCGCCATAGCAAGGGCTCTCATGAGCAGACCGAAAATGCTTCTCATGGACGAACCCTCCATGGGGCTTGCGCCACTGGTTATAAAGGATGTATACGAAAAGCTTGCGGGGCTCAGCAAAAGCGGGCTTACCATCCTCCTCGTGGAGCAGAACGCAACTATGGCACTGAAATATGCGGACAGAGGCTATGTGCTTGAAAATGGACGCATAGTTCTTCAGGGCTCCTCTTCGGAACTTCTTGGTGACAACGAGGTGAAGAGAGCCTATCTTGGCAAGGAATACAAGGAGAAGTGGGAGAGATAG
- a CDS encoding phenylacetate--CoA ligase family protein, whose protein sequence is MIWNEDFETLPREALEALQLNRLRAMLENVYARVPFYKKQFDEVGVKPENLKTLKDLSKFPFTYKQDLRDNYPFGMFAVPQEQVVRIHASSGTTGKPTVVGYTRRDIDTWSELMARTLSGAGVGKGDVMQNAYGYGLFTGGLGAHYGAEKIGASVIPISGGNSKRQLMIMKDFGSTAISCTPSYALNLYEIAKEEGIDMRELPIKVGVFGAEPWTDEMRRDIEEKWGIDAVDIYGLSEIIGPGVAFECVEAKKGMHINEDHFIVETIDPETGEVLPFGEPGELVFTTITKEAIPLVRYRTRDITIIEKEPCKCGRTFVRMNKVAGRSDDMLIIRGVNVFPSQIESILVDRKGILPHYLLEVDRDGNLDTLEVKVEVSEELFSDEIKNLQTLAKSIEKDIKDIIGVTCRVRLVEPKSIARSEGKAQRVIDKRKK, encoded by the coding sequence ATGATCTGGAATGAAGATTTCGAGACCCTTCCAAGAGAAGCCCTGGAAGCACTCCAGCTTAACAGGCTGAGAGCTATGCTCGAAAACGTCTATGCAAGAGTCCCCTTTTACAAGAAGCAGTTTGACGAGGTGGGAGTCAAGCCCGAGAACCTCAAAACGCTTAAAGATCTTTCAAAATTCCCCTTCACCTATAAGCAGGACCTAAGGGATAACTACCCCTTCGGCATGTTTGCCGTTCCCCAGGAACAGGTTGTAAGGATACATGCCTCCAGCGGGACAACGGGCAAGCCAACCGTTGTCGGCTACACCCGCAGGGATATCGATACATGGTCGGAACTCATGGCCAGAACCCTCAGCGGAGCAGGTGTCGGCAAGGGTGATGTTATGCAGAACGCCTACGGCTACGGCCTTTTCACAGGAGGTCTCGGCGCCCATTACGGCGCGGAGAAGATAGGCGCATCCGTTATCCCCATCTCCGGTGGTAACTCCAAGCGCCAGCTTATGATAATGAAGGATTTCGGCTCCACAGCCATCTCCTGCACGCCCAGCTACGCCCTTAACCTTTACGAGATAGCCAAAGAGGAAGGGATAGATATGCGAGAACTCCCCATAAAAGTGGGGGTCTTCGGTGCAGAGCCATGGACCGATGAGATGCGCAGGGATATCGAAGAGAAATGGGGTATCGATGCAGTTGATATATACGGTCTCAGCGAGATAATAGGCCCCGGTGTCGCCTTCGAATGTGTCGAGGCGAAGAAGGGTATGCATATCAATGAGGATCATTTCATAGTAGAAACCATAGACCCTGAAACCGGAGAGGTTCTCCCCTTCGGCGAACCCGGGGAACTGGTATTCACCACGATCACAAAGGAAGCTATCCCCCTTGTACGCTACAGAACAAGGGATATCACCATAATAGAAAAGGAGCCCTGCAAATGCGGGCGTACCTTCGTGCGGATGAACAAGGTTGCTGGAAGAAGCGACGACATGCTCATCATCCGCGGCGTAAATGTGTTCCCCTCCCAGATCGAATCGATACTGGTTGATAGAAAGGGCATACTCCCCCATTACCTCCTTGAGGTGGACAGGGACGGAAACCTTGATACACTTGAGGTTAAGGTGGAGGTCTCCGAGGAGCTTTTCTCCGACGAGATCAAGAACCTGCAGACACTGGCAAAAAGCATAGAGAAGGATATCAAGGATATCATAGGCGTAACCTGCAGGGTGCGCCTTGTGGAGCCTAAGAGCATCGCCCGGAGCGAAGGAAAGGCTCAGCGGGTTATCGACAAGAGGAAAAAGTGA
- a CDS encoding ACT domain-containing protein, protein MKIGQISVFIENESGRLFEVTDLLGKNNINIRALSLADTSDFGILRLIVNDPDRAYTLLKENDFTVGRTEVLAIEVPDDPGGLAGVLGVLSENSLNVEYMYALVETSSDCAVMIFRFDETDKAIEVLKGAGYTLMEGKKIYEI, encoded by the coding sequence ATGAAGATAGGACAGATCTCCGTTTTTATCGAAAACGAATCAGGAAGACTTTTTGAAGTTACCGATCTCCTCGGCAAGAACAACATCAATATAAGGGCTCTTTCATTGGCGGATACATCGGATTTCGGCATCCTCCGCCTTATCGTGAATGACCCGGACAGAGCATATACCCTTCTTAAGGAGAACGATTTCACTGTGGGGAGAACGGAGGTTCTCGCCATAGAAGTACCCGATGATCCCGGCGGTCTGGCAGGGGTTCTCGGTGTCCTAAGTGAAAACAGCCTTAACGTTGAATACATGTACGCACTCGTGGAAACCAGCAGTGACTGTGCGGTCATGATCTTCCGTTTCGATGAAACCGACAAGGCTATCGAGGTGCTGAAAGGTGCCGGCTACACCCTTATGGAGGGCAAGAAGATCTACGAAATCTAG
- a CDS encoding branched-chain amino acid ABC transporter permease: MQFLYSGLTSGSIYALVALGFNIIYNTTGIINFAQGEFVMLGGMMIYTLFTLAGLPFAVAFPGAVLSALIIGLLFERVFINLVRVKSEINLITVTIAASIILRDIGMLIWGRDSIRVGEFIPNKNIDMPGGVITSQSVLVIITGIAVALLLNLFLKKTRFGRAMRACFDDMTAAGICGINVMMVRVFSFGLAGAVGAIAGVIISPITFVTYDDGVMIGLKGFAAAILGGLGNFWGAVLGGLLLGVFESFSASIIPSGYKDAMAFFVILVILFVRPDGLLGRKKVHRV; encoded by the coding sequence ATGCAGTTTCTATATTCGGGGCTTACCAGCGGCAGTATCTATGCGCTGGTAGCCCTAGGTTTCAACATAATCTACAACACAACCGGAATCATCAACTTCGCCCAGGGTGAGTTTGTCATGCTGGGCGGAATGATGATATACACCCTGTTCACGCTGGCCGGCCTACCCTTCGCAGTGGCGTTTCCGGGTGCTGTTCTCTCTGCGCTCATCATCGGACTCCTGTTCGAGAGGGTTTTCATAAACCTTGTGAGGGTGAAGAGCGAGATCAACCTGATAACCGTTACCATTGCTGCATCGATAATCCTTCGTGACATCGGCATGCTCATCTGGGGGCGTGACTCTATTCGTGTGGGGGAGTTCATCCCCAACAAGAATATCGACATGCCCGGCGGCGTTATCACATCCCAGAGCGTTCTTGTTATCATTACAGGTATCGCCGTTGCGCTCCTACTTAACCTTTTCCTTAAGAAAACACGTTTCGGAAGGGCGATGAGGGCGTGTTTCGATGATATGACAGCGGCAGGAATCTGTGGCATAAACGTTATGATGGTGCGTGTATTCAGCTTCGGTTTGGCCGGTGCTGTGGGAGCCATTGCCGGTGTTATCATATCCCCCATAACCTTTGTTACCTACGACGACGGTGTCATGATAGGACTGAAGGGCTTTGCAGCTGCCATCCTCGGCGGACTTGGCAACTTCTGGGGTGCTGTCCTCGGCGGGCTTCTTCTTGGAGTTTTCGAGAGCTTCTCCGCAAGCATAATACCCTCCGGCTACAAGGATGCGATGGCGTTCTTCGTAATCCTCGTAATCCTCTTTGTCCGCCCCGACGGACTACTCGGACGCAAGAAGGTGCACAGGGTATGA
- a CDS encoding phenylacetate--CoA ligase family protein: protein MKYWQEREETMSVEEREAFQLERLQTTLNRAYENVDFYSRKFREVGADPSTVKDLKDIANMPFTTKQDLRDNYPYGMFAVPLRDIVRIHSSSGTTGKPTVVGYTKADLENWKDLVARLFIAGGADQNDIVHIAFTYGLFTGGFGLHYGAEHIGASVIPVSSGNTGRQINIMQDYRSSVLISTPSYALHIAETLEKQGLTKDDIHLRLGMFGSEPWGQKIREEIEEKLGVIATDNYGLSELMGPGVAGECLEKKGLHVNEDHFLMEIIDPETLKPLPLGEKGELVITTLKREAMPLIRYRTRDITRLYREECPCGRTLIKMEKPCGRTDDMLIINGVNVFPSQVEEVLEKVQGASPHYMLIVTKKGALDDLEIQIEVSEALFFDEMKKQRTLMEELTKLFQQGLLIKPKVKLVMPKSLDRFEGKAKRVIDKRPVACDYE from the coding sequence ATGAAATACTGGCAGGAACGTGAAGAGACGATGAGCGTTGAGGAACGGGAAGCTTTCCAGCTGGAGAGGCTTCAAACCACCCTCAACAGAGCATACGAGAACGTTGATTTCTACAGCAGAAAATTCCGTGAGGTCGGTGCAGACCCCTCCACAGTTAAGGATCTCAAGGATATTGCCAATATGCCCTTCACCACGAAGCAGGACCTTCGTGATAACTATCCCTACGGCATGTTCGCTGTGCCCCTGAGAGATATCGTCCGCATCCACTCCTCCAGCGGAACCACCGGAAAACCCACCGTTGTAGGCTACACTAAGGCGGATCTTGAAAACTGGAAGGATCTCGTTGCCCGTCTGTTCATCGCAGGGGGAGCGGACCAGAACGACATAGTCCATATCGCCTTCACCTACGGCCTCTTCACAGGCGGCTTCGGTCTTCACTACGGTGCCGAGCATATCGGCGCATCCGTTATACCCGTATCAAGCGGAAACACCGGCAGACAGATCAATATTATGCAGGACTACCGCTCCTCCGTACTCATAAGCACACCCTCCTATGCGCTTCATATCGCAGAGACCCTCGAAAAACAAGGGCTCACAAAGGATGATATACACCTGCGCCTCGGCATGTTCGGAAGCGAACCGTGGGGGCAGAAGATACGTGAGGAGATAGAGGAGAAGCTCGGTGTAATCGCCACGGACAACTACGGTCTTTCCGAGCTTATGGGTCCGGGTGTCGCCGGAGAATGCCTTGAAAAGAAGGGTCTTCACGTTAACGAGGACCATTTCCTCATGGAGATAATCGATCCCGAAACACTCAAACCCCTCCCCCTCGGCGAAAAGGGTGAGCTTGTTATCACAACCCTCAAGCGTGAGGCGATGCCCCTTATACGCTACCGTACGAGGGATATAACACGCCTTTACCGAGAGGAGTGCCCCTGCGGCAGGACACTTATCAAGATGGAGAAGCCCTGCGGCAGAACGGATGACATGCTTATCATCAACGGCGTAAACGTCTTCCCCTCACAGGTTGAAGAGGTTCTGGAGAAGGTTCAGGGCGCATCACCCCACTATATGCTTATAGTGACAAAGAAGGGTGCACTCGATGATCTGGAGATACAGATAGAGGTATCCGAGGCGCTCTTCTTCGATGAGATGAAGAAACAGAGAACTCTCATGGAGGAGCTCACAAAACTCTTCCAGCAGGGGCTTCTCATTAAGCCTAAAGTTAAGCTTGTTATGCCCAAGTCCCTTGATCGTTTTGAGGGTAAGGCGAAACGGGTTATCGATAAAAGACCGGTTGCCTGCGATTATGAGTAA